The Tripterygium wilfordii isolate XIE 37 chromosome 1, ASM1340144v1, whole genome shotgun sequence sequence CTGCCACTAGCATCATTCTACTTGACCCGTCCCTTTTTTATTTCAGCAATTCTAGTCTCCTTTGTCGGCTACATATGTGTCCCATTACTCTATGCTCTGAATATTTATCAAGTTATCAGGAAGGATGGACTTGCAAGGCACTCCAAGAAAGGAAGAACCCCCACAATGGGTGGGTTATTTTTCATACCGATTGGTATAGGCGTTGCAAGATTCGTAGCTGGTTTTTCTTCCACTGAAGTTTCAGGAGCAGCAGCAATAACTCTTGTGTTTTTTGCAATTGGGCTACTAGATGACATACTTAGTCTTATCAAAAGTAATAGTAATCGTTTTTCTGTGTGGATTAAGATTATACTGGAGGTAAATTTAAAGATGCCTGCCCTGTATtgctatttttttaatgatctGGGACTTGATTGTGATAATCTTGTGAGTAATAGGTTCTGATACCTTACAGGTAGCTGTTGGTTCCTGGTTTTCGTTTTGGTTGGCCACCACAACTATAGCATCACCATACAACATGTATACCTTCTTGTAACTAATCTGATCATCATTTGTCTGATATAACTCAAATATCTATTCCCATGATAAAATGTACTGAAGAGAATCTgacttttgttgatttttgtgcAGGTATCGTAGTTTTCTAGTTTTTCATTATATACTTAAAGATTTTAGACTTCTGATCTTTTTTCCCTACCTCTGGAGCTATTAGATGAACGTATCTAAAAAAGACACCAGTGAGACAATTATTGAGATAGAGGGAATGGGAGTTGAAAGGGCATTGATAGATACCTTAGCAAACAGTTGCATGGACAATATTGGAGGTTTCCTTTTGTGTCCATTGTTCTTTGAGTCAATTCTCTggccttttctttgtttttaggtTCTTTAGCACTCGTTATTCTTGGGAGCACGTCTTTGTGTTAAATTGTTTCAGAttggttttatgtaattttcagATGGCAAGTTGAATATTTTTTAACTTGAGAAATAGAAAAAGGAATAGAATTGAGTGATATTGGATTTTGATATGTTGCTAGGAAGGCAAAGACATTTTTTAATTCTCTCTGAAGATATTTCAATTACAGTTCCACCCAAGTAGTGCATTTTTCTGATCCATAGATCTTTTCTCATTGCAGAAAAATGGTGGTTCCTCTACCTGCTCCATTGGGCCTTGTGTGTCTGGGGAAGTTTTATCCGCTGTTGACTTCATTATGTTTTGTTTCCATGACAAATGGAGTTAACTTGACAGATCGTCTTGATGGACTGGCTGCTGGAACTGCTGCACTAGCTTTTATTGGAATGTCAATCGCTGTGCTACCAATATGTCCTGGTAAATGTGGTTTTTTGGTACTAATAATGTAGTAAAAGCAGCCACAATCAGTATCGAAGTGTCTGTGAAACTGATTCCACAAACCCAATGAATAGCCTAAGAGGCTAAAAACCACAGATCCTGAAGAGGTGAATTTCCAAGTTATGGAGTGGGTAAGATCTAGATGCAAAGAGCCCTGTTGCTAGCAAGAGTTGTGACTCGTGACTGAGACACTTGAGGCACTAAAATAGTGAATAGCGAACTTTTTGTTAACAAGGACGTTTTAACAAGAGTGAAAAAAAGTTAGGAGAGAAAAATGTTGCGCTTAAGGGAAAATTGGCCATGTGGATGCGGGGATGGCTAAAATGGGCCATGTCAGCTTGTTAACTAATTTGGAAAGATAAAACAGATTTTTGGCCATGTCAATAGCGAATTTTAGTGGGGTTTTAGCACGTAAGTTTATTAACTAGTTTGGAAAAGATCTAACAGATTGTTTGCCATATCTAaagttaaaattttcaaatacattTTCTCACAATTTATCATATGGTAAAATATTTAACCACTAGCTTCCATTTGCATTTATGATTAGACCTGGGTACATTTGGAGCATCAATGGCAGGAGCCTGTGTAGGCTTTCTGTTGCACAACCGGTACAAGGCATCCGTGTTTATGGGTGATACTGGATCCTTGGCACTTGGGGGAGCATTAGCTGCAATGGCTGCTTATACAGGGATGTTCTTTCCATTATTTATATCTTCTGGAATCTTTGTATTGGAAGCATCGTCAGTTATCCTACAGGTATGTTAGATGATATTTCTTTTCTGTATCCCTGCCTGCTATGAATTAGTTTTTACTTCTGTTAAATACTTAAATGCCAAAGAATGTTTAAAGAAATAGAAACGTCTTTAAGCTGGTGTTCTTTTAATGCCAAGGTTTGGTAAAGCAAGTAGATATTAATTGTTAAAAGTTTTCCAGGTTTTTTACTTCAAGGCAACCAAATTCATGAGGGGTACTGGTTGCCGCTTGTTCCGAATGGCACCCTTTCACCATCACCTTGAATTATGTGGATTCAAAGAGCCAACCATTGTTGCTTTTGCATATGTTTTATCATGTGTATTGGCCTTATTTGCTGGATATGTTGGTCTTTTGTCAGCATAGGTTTCAGCATGAAGTTTTGATCCTCTTCTatcactctctttttttttttggagacaaTGAGGAAGAAAGTAGTTGAACCAGTGACAGAGTGAATCTACAAAGATGACTTCCTTCATATGAATCCAAAGATTCATTGACTCTTGATAGATATGGCACTTGTGGACACAGCTGATTTATGAGTCCAAAGATGCAAAATAGTGGAGGTGGCTGCAATGTCTCTCTTCATCTTGGAGCCGGATTAATGTCTCTTCTAGCCAAATGGTTGCTTAGTATTGTTCATTATTCTTGTAGTTAACATCGAACTAAGCAGCCATTTTTCTACTGTAAATTATCTATAAAATTTTCTTCAAGCACATAAGTAAGAGACATTAAACCGGcaacaagaagaagagataCATTTGCAGCAACCCGAAGTCTCCCGCTATTTTCCATCCTTGAACTGATAAAATCAGCTGCGTCCACAAGTGCCATACATAtgcagagttgagaattcctcCAACAATGAGCGCGGGCTAGTCTCATTGTATACAGCACAGATGCCAATTGCGACACCAACTGGGATTGTAAGGCAGAAAACATTTCCCTAATCGCAACAGCTCTAGACTTGAATTGTGCCTATTGAAGCATATAAGTAAATCAATTCTCAGTTTATGTTTACTAAAAGCCACTCACACAATTTAATAGTATATTACCTGAGTGATGCAGCCAGCTAGTCGCAAAGTGCAGCCATAAGTGGTTATATCGTCTTTGGACAAGCTGATGCACCAAGTGATATTCCAATGACAACTGAGTGCACTACCATTCCCAACAACTCCAAAACCtataaaatcatcaatttaatgggtccgtttgggagtgcttTATATTTTGTTACTGTaaggtgaggtgctgtgaggtaaaaagttgtggtgctgtgagatgaGTTCTGCTGACAAAAAGCGTTTGGCATGTCAcaaaaaaaactgtggtgaaGTGAGGTGATGTCCGTTTAGTGTTTGGATGTACAAAATTGTAGTGAGGTGAGTTGAGATAATAAAGTATTAAATTTgttcaaatataattataaactgtaataaatattatacattaataaaaaaactGTAGCACTAATTTATGTTATACAATTAATACCAAAAATacaatttgttcattttgtggtGAGGTTAGGCGAACTTTGCCTAATTTTGattgtaatatatattaataaattcTTTTGggtattatttaattaattatttatattatattctgAATTAATGTCActcataataattattttgaataGTATTATTTCATTAATTATTTTAGATTATATGATGAATTTATCACTCATAATTCTTGTAGATGGCTATCTCACAAGATAGACCAAAAACTACGCTTACTTCCTCCTCCAACAACATTAAGCCACATCTTATCTTTTATCTCCTCATAAAGTGCCACTTGCACAAGCTATTTACCTTACGCTTTGCCTTCGATCTCCCCCTCACCTCTCTCTTGAATCGTTATATCTAGACACCAACGAGCATCAGAAATCTACGCCCATCGGTTCTTCCATGGAAGCTGCGTCTCTCGGTGGAGGTCCGATTGGATAATTCCAGACTGAAAACTCGAGAGGCAGGAAGGAAAGATGAGGCAGAGGGATTTCTGTCAATCGGGATTAGGTTATACATTTCGAGATCTGTATGCTCGCGATTTACTCAGTGACAAAAGTGAAAATATGAGTGGGGGTTTTGACGCCGAAAGAGTGGCCCTCCGTGTTTTTTTAAGTAGAACGTCGTTTTACGGAACTACTTTTTCCGAGGAAGGAGCTATCCACAACTTCGGATGATACCGCTAATTCGAGTGGTTGCTTTCCACCGGAACTGAACCCCAAACACTTTGCTTAACTAAACGACGGTGGCAACGGAACTAAACGAcgttttttgattatttgaagtaCTTACTCGAGCGATGACTTGATCTCTTGATGTCGAAGAAGATTAGATGAGCCAGAATCCGAGGAGCTTGAGAATGTCCATGAGTAGCATGACTCACGTACTCAATATCACAACCAATGTTGTTAAATGAGACTTTCTGAAATTATTGATGGCAAAGTATCAATCATCaatcacccccccccccccccaattgCACCACCACCAAGGATTGAAGCAGCAATTATCTTGTACTTGTACTAGAGTTGAGTGAGTCATTGGCAAGACTTTCCCTCCTCTATTTTGTTGCAATGGCGATTCCCCAAGGCTCTCCTCTTGTGTATCTTATAGGGGGTTCAGTAATGAAAGGGAAAGGAAGTTAGCGAGAGTTGAGGCCTTGAGGGGGTTAACAAGGACTCGCAAGGaggaagaggggaaaaaaaaacgtaAAGAGGGAGAAAGGGAAACCAGGGAGAGAGTGAGAGTGCAAGGATGTGTATTTGATCTTTAAATAGAAGAGAAGGGGTTCATTGATGTGAGATAATAAagggagaggttgagcaatctGTGTAAGTAAATCTGTGTGTTGTTCTTCACACCCTTCTTGTTGGCTAAACACTCTTTTTTGTTGGCTTAAATGGAATTAAGCATTGCCCCTCTTTAATTTGACAATTTGAAGGACATCATGGCATAACCGTCTTGGAGAATTCAAGACCTAAAAGATCGAATGTACTTAGAATTAGTGTGTAAAAAGGACCCACAAAGTGGAAATTATAGGGTCTTCGGCGCATGAGGTGG is a genomic window containing:
- the LOC119996810 gene encoding phospho-N-acetylmuramoyl-pentapeptide-transferase homolog isoform X1, which produces MELLVTSQKKKRKKHYLIVLCPSLLYFLLKIHLFLRKSRKYNKNGSSMEHPSNLISPTFEELGGVGFFVLDFVSRQSVIMRSHSSISQNLRYYSSRLGLSRSRNVATPSTAFRDSRSSLRRLKLNVTSVQKRGCQSIKGNGRVMAFDEDSFGFSSLDDWGDEGTSGYMGSSGDESDGEIILNPVTDVDLPAISVSSQDAFTVTTHRLAMLGRRRKKHRIKLGVLNNLGLIIFSMGLLLFVDWCAWKIIRLPLASFYLTRPFFISAILVSFVGYICVPLLYALNIYQVIRKDGLARHSKKGRTPTMGGLFFIPIGIGVARFVAGFSSTEVSGAAAITLVFFAIGLLDDILSLIKSNSNRFSVWIKIILEVAVGSWFSFWLATTTIASPYNIKMVVPLPAPLGLVCLGKFYPLLTSLCFVSMTNGVNLTDRLDGLAAGTAALAFIGMSIAVLPICPDLGTFGASMAGACVGFLLHNRYKASVFMGDTGSLALGGALAAMAAYTGMFFPLFISSGIFVLEASSVILQVFYFKATKFMRGTGCRLFRMAPFHHHLELCGFKEPTIVAFAYVLSCVLALFAGYVGLLSA
- the LOC119996810 gene encoding phospho-N-acetylmuramoyl-pentapeptide-transferase homolog isoform X2 translates to MELLVTSQKKKRKKHYLIVLCPSLLYFLLKIHLFLRKSRKYNKNGSSMEHPSNLISPTFEELGGVGFFVLDFVSRQSVIMRSHSSISQNLRYYSSRLGLSRSRNVATPSTAFRDSRSSLRRLKDSFGFSSLDDWGDEGTSGYMGSSGDESDGEIILNPVTDVDLPAISVSSQDAFTVTTHRLAMLGRRRKKHRIKLGVLNNLGLIIFSMGLLLFVDWCAWKIIRLPLASFYLTRPFFISAILVSFVGYICVPLLYALNIYQVIRKDGLARHSKKGRTPTMGGLFFIPIGIGVARFVAGFSSTEVSGAAAITLVFFAIGLLDDILSLIKSNSNRFSVWIKIILEVAVGSWFSFWLATTTIASPYNIKMVVPLPAPLGLVCLGKFYPLLTSLCFVSMTNGVNLTDRLDGLAAGTAALAFIGMSIAVLPICPDLGTFGASMAGACVGFLLHNRYKASVFMGDTGSLALGGALAAMAAYTGMFFPLFISSGIFVLEASSVILQVFYFKATKFMRGTGCRLFRMAPFHHHLELCGFKEPTIVAFAYVLSCVLALFAGYVGLLSA